The nucleotide sequence CCTCTCCGGTGGACTTTAAGCCATACTTCTGCATGACTTCCCCTTTCTCTAAGAGGTGGTGCTTTAAGGTGCGGCTCAGCAATTCTTTGGGATTCAAGGGCTTGCCGGAAAGGTTTGCCGGACAATTATCCATGCAGCGTCCGCACTCACCGCAAGCGAAACAATCCAATAACTCATTCCAGGTATAGCCTTCAATGCGTGAAACGCCAAATTCTTCGCTGGTTTCATCTTCAAGGTCCAGTTTTTTCATCTGCCCGCCAATGGGTTTTAGGGAAGCAAAGTAGGCATTAAAGGGGGCGGCAATGAGATGTAAGTGCTTGGAATTCGGTATATAGACTAAGAAGGCCAGCAGGATCACCGTATGAAACCACCAAACCCCATCCCTTATCCCGACCAGGGCGGATTCACTCAGTCCACTGAGCAAGGCTGCCACCGACCTGTACACCGGATCGAGTGAATAAGCGACATTATGGGGTTCCAAAACATATTTAGCCCCTGTGGATATCCATTCTGTAAGAATGACCAGCATAATGAACAATACCACTAAAAAGGCTTCCATAGTGCGGTATAAACGCTGGGGGCGAACAATCCATCTTCGGATCAGCCCGATAATTAAACCGACAAACACTAACGCGGCCAAAACATCTTTGACAAGGAAGAAATAGGGATTAGTACTTAAAAAGGGTATGGGATAGCGGGGGAATAATCCTTCAAAGATGAAGGGGATTTCTCCCAGGCAAATAAAGATAAATCCCCAGAAAATGAAGAAGTGCACGATGCCGTAAGGTTCTTTAATCATTTTGCTTTGCAACAAGATTTTGCTCACGAAATTCTTCCAGCGTACACCGGGTTGAGCAAAGGGTTCGTCTTGCGCGCCTAACAACACTATGTTCAGTTTTTTGCGGAAGGCTGCAGTAAAGCCGTAGCCTGCTGCACACGCTAACACAAAAAACACAATCAGCCATGATAATCGCATGGGGGAAAACCTCCTCTTCTTTATACTCCATCAAGGGATAGTCCGGGTTTTTACCATTAACTGAAACAGCGAAGCCGTTCACACTTCGCTGTTTAATTGACTAACATGGTGTCAGCGGTTGACAAGTTTTTTAAACTCCTCTTTCAACAAAGGCACAACTTGGAACATATCTCCGACAATTCCGTAGTCTGCTGCCTTGAATATAGTCGCCTCCGGATCTTTGTTGATAGCTACGATCACTTGGGAAGAATTCATACCGGCCAGGTGCTGAATCGCTCCGGAAATTCCACAGGCAATATAGAGTGTGGGGGCTACGGTATTCCCGGTTTGCCCCACTTGATACTTAATGTCGATCCAACCTGCGTCAACGGCAGCCCGGGATGCTCCTACCGCTCCACCCACGACGTCGGCCAACTCTTCTAAAAGGGTAAATCCTTCAGCATTTTTCGCTCCGCGTCCCCCGGCTACGATCACATTGGCTTCGACTAAATCAGGACGCTTGGATGCGGCCATCACAATATCCTTAACGATAGCCCGTAAATCATCAGCATCGATTTGAGCATTTTCCCTGATCACCTCTGCCTGGCGAGTGGCATCCGGCTCACTGACTGCGAAGGAATTCGGGCGAATCGTGGCAATAATTGGGGTTGAGATGACTTTAACCTGGGCAAAAGCCCTGCCCGTATAGATGGCGTGATTCAAGGTAAGCAATGCTGTCGGATCATATTCCATAGCAATACAATCTTCCACCATTCCCACTCCGAGACGTTGAGCGAGGCGGGGCGCCAAATCTCGCCCCAACGTCGAATGTCCCAGTAAAAGTGCTTTGGGCTCATGATCGCGAATCAGCTTATTCAAGACAGAAGTATAGGAACCTGTGGTGTAATTGGCCAATTGGGCATCATCGACAAGGATTACCTTATTGGCCCCATAGGGTATCACTGTATTCACCAGGGCTTCTACTCCCTGCCCGATCAGTACGGCAACCACTTCTTCTCCGGCTTGGTCCGCAACGTCTCTGGCTTTGCTCATAATTTCCAGGGAAGCTTTGCGTATCTTCATATTGCTCTGTTCTATATAAACCCAAATCCCTTTTGCCATTTCTTAACTCCTCCTCTTACAGTACTTTCTTCTCTGCGGAGAGTATTCTCGCTAATTCACCGGCTGCTTCTGCAGGTTCCCCCTGAATCATGTATCCGGCCCGGCGGGCAGCAGGCAGGGTTATTTTTTCGATTTGAATTTGGGTTCCCACACTTGAAGCATCTATCCCTAAGTCAGGCAGTTTAAATGTCTTAAGTTCTTTCTTTTTCGCTTTCATAATTCCGGGTACGGAGGGGTATCGAGGTTCATTGAGACCTTGCTGGGCTGCGATGACTGCCGGGAGTGGTAATTCAAGCAGCTCTTTACCTCCGTCAATTTCCCGGAGGGTTGTTGCCTTCATTCCATCAATATCCAGCTTAGTGACCATATTGGCGCAAGGGAGCTTCAGTCTTTCGGCGAGACGTTGGGCTGTTTGTACGGAGCCGGTATCCACATTGGCTATACCGGTCAGGATAATATCGTAGTTGAGGGTGGAAATATATTGGGCCAGAGCTTCAACATTGCTTTGATCATCTGCTTCCGCAAGAGCCGGATCATCGATCAACGCCGCCCGGTCGGCTCCCATAGCCAATGCGGTACGAATGGCTTCAGGGGTACGATTATTCCCAATAGCGAGGACAACAACTTCCCCGCCATGTTTCTCTTTGAGGCGGATTCCTTCTTCCACTGCATACTCATCATCGGGGTTGATAACGAAGGTCACTCCTGTTGGGTCGATTTTACCATCTTTAAGAACAACTAAAGCTTCGGTATCAAAGGTCTGCTTGAGACACACTACGATATTCATTCTACTTCCCCCTTGTTGATCAAGCGTTTTGCGTTTTAAACATCGCGAAGCCCCCGCTTGTTAAGTCACTGGCATCGATAAATCTCAAAATACAACTTTACAGCGGAGGCTTCCCTTTCTCCTTATACTACTATTGCCAACTGTAGCACAGGCTTTATGTCGTTTCTTGCGGGGTATTGACCTGAGTCTTCTTAAATTTATCCAGCATAGCCCGCGGAGTTACTGTTGGCCGCTCGTAACGGGGGCACTTCACACCTTCAAAACCGGCAAGGTATTTGGCAATATCTTTTAAGGGCTCCAGATCATAACGGCTCATCATGGTAATGGTCTCCATGAGCGGAGATCCACCCCCATGGACTCCGGCGACGGCTTGGGCGGATTCAAAGGCATCACAAAGCTTATCCTCCATCATCCGCATGACACGGTGGGTCTCTTCTGCGGTGTAGTCAGGGTTACGCATGATGTACTTGTTGCAAAGCTCGGCTGTCTCCGGAGCGAAGAAGGATTCCTCAGTGGGAAGAGAAGCGCAGATTCCTCCCGTCAGGTCAGCCAAAGTCTCATACTCATGGTAAATTTTTTGTCCTGCCAGTTTCCGGCCTGCATTGGTGAGGATTTCATCCGGTACCCAAGATCCGTTAGGAAACTTCACGGCACGCAAAGCGGATGCTTGACCTGCTGCAAAGACCAGTTCAGCCGTACTGATGATTTCACAGACTTTCTCCCGTACGTGATGTTCTTTGGCGATATCATTCACATCTGCAACCAGGGCTGCCTGAGCTCCGATAACTTCCGATACCGCTGTCTTGCATCCGGTATAAGAATGTCTGTGGAAATGAGCGAACATGAGTGCCAAATAACCCGCATACTGAACGACATCGGGATGATCAAAGCCATTCATGAATACCCGATCTTCAGGAACAAACACATCATCAAAAATTGTCAGCGATTCCACATCACCGACTTTATTAAAGGGAGCCTCAAGGTGTTTTCTCTTATGATGCTGGCCGGGAAGTGCCATAAGCTTAATGCCGTCCCAGTCAGCCGGTAAGGCAAAGGCTATGGCATACCCCTCATCGCCCTTGCCCATAAACTTAGTTGGGTTAACAATGATCTCATCCACGTAAGGAGCATTAGAGTTACATATTTTGGCACCACGAACAATGATCCCTTTACAGGGCTTTCCGTCAACGCCAATGCCGTCCACATCAGTCTTGATAACATGGACAAACTGATCCGGGTCAGGCTGCATATGTGCTCTCTTATACTTAGGATTGCGTGAACCTTTAACGTCAGTCTGAGCACAATTGCAAATAAGATCATTTTCCTGGCAGTATAGAAGATACTTGTTAAAACGCTCTTGGTAGTTGGTTCCGCAAGCCTCATCACAATCATAAGTAACAACGGCAAGAGCGTTCAAGGCGTCTGAACCCATACAACGCTGGGTGCAGCCACCTACATGATGGCAAAGGAGTCTGGTCATCATTTGTTTATTGAGCAAGTCTTCTCTGGACTGATGAATATGGGTGAACCGATTGATCTTTTCTCCGGTAAGATGAGAAGTAGCGGTACAGACATCTGCATATTCCGGATCATTGGCAAGATCGTAGTTCTGCTTCATAACATAGCAGCCGCCATCAATCCAGCTACCCGACCGATCAACCTTCTGACCATTTAAGTAGACATTGGGTTTCATTTTAAGTAGTCTTTCCCGATAAGCTTCGTAAGTGCCAACTCCCATTTTAAAATCCTCCCATACTATAATTTAATTGATTGAACGCTCGCTCTATATCAGAATGAGAAAAAAAGAACTTACGTTCATGTTTTAAGCCTATCATATCTTTTTTTTAGCGTCAAGATCATTTAAATATATATTTACTTATATATTTATTAAAGATTTTGGGTGAACATACCCCATGAGAAGTTATACACAGGCAACTTAAAACCACTACGAAGTGGTCCATTAACTTGACCATCTACATGCATGTCGGAGAAGAGTTTATATATGGACACAGACCAAATTCCCAAACGCGTTTGGGAATTTGGTCTGCCTGGTCTAACTTGGCTCAATAAAAAACAAAGGATCAATTAAATTCTCCCACTTTAATACCCACAATGCTATCGACGGTTCTTCCCTTCGTTTCAACAATTAAAAACACTGAAACCAGTACACAAATGATTGCCGGAATAGCAAACATCTTCATTGTATTGCTGAAATCAAGGCCGAGCTGTTGAACATAACCTACGATTAACGGGCTGAGAAATCCTGCGATTCGCCCAAATGACTGAGCCCAGGAGACACCGGTATTTCTAAATTCGGTGGGATATATTTCAGTCATGAGGGGCAATGCTCCGCCATTGGCATATTGCATGCAAACACCAACCAACACCGCAATAATAAGTACCGGCCATTTGCCTGTAACAGATCCTAACAGGAAAATTGCTGCGGCCGTAAATAGAAAACTATAAATAACATTTTTTCTGCGTCCAATAATATCTGCCACAAAACCGGTTGCGAACCCGCCAATCGAGCCGACAAGATTTTGCAAAATAGAGAACGAATATCCCAGAACCAAACCATATCCTCTTTCAACAAGAAGGGTTGGCATCCAGCTTGTTACCCCATAAATAATAAACATGCTCATGAAGTAAAGAAGCCAGACACCGATCGTTGCTTTGACATAACCTGAAGAAAAAAGAGCAGTTACGCCCACTTTTTTAGGGGGAGCCGGTAAGACTATACTGCCTGGAAGCCATTCACTGGACTTACCTGTCGCTACTTTCTCCATGCGTTTAATTATTTCTATGGCTTCTGCTTCACGCCCCTTGCCTATAAGCCATGCCATAGATTCGGGCAATTTATATAGAATAAATATGGCGTAAAGGGCAGGCAATCCTCCGATCAGAAAACACACTCTCCACCCATATGCAGGAACCACGTTAAGGGCCACAATCCCACCAAGCACCCATCCCCAGCCATAAAAACACAAGGTGGCGGCTGTAAAAAAGCCTCTGTTTTTCGTTGGGAAATTCTCGGATGCCAGTGTTATTGCGACCGGTATACAGGCACCAATGCCAATCCCGCTTATTATCCTGAGCATAGCAAAGACAGCAAAACTTGGCGCAAAATAAATGGGGAAGGTTAACAAGGAGTAAAAAGCTACAAAGAAAGCAAGGGTCTTTTTTCTGCCAAAACGATCGGAACACATCCCGGCGATTACTCCCCCTATCACCACACCAAGCATGCTCCAGGAAGCAAGGCTTCCTGTTTGAACCTTGGTTAACCCCCATTCCTGAGCCATCTGCGGCATTGTATAAGTAACGATGATGTAGTCATAACCATCAAACACCAATGCGAGACCCACCAATATCCAGATTGTCCACGTATATTTCGTAACTCCTAATCGATCGATAATGGCAGAAATCGTAGTCTTAGTCATCTATTTATCGCCCCCTATATTTTTTTATGGTCACTGCTTGACACTGTCTGATAATCACTCCCCTCAAGTGACGTATTGCACATGACTGAATAAAGAGACTCGCACACAGAATTTACAAGGCAGCCTCATTGAGCGAGCGCTCTACCTAAATAAATTACTTTATTATATCATACTATCCCCTACCTGTACCGTAAATTTTTTCTATCTTTGCAATTTTCCTAGATAGCCTCGATCAAGAGGGGAAACGGAAGCAAAAAAGCTGAACGACCGGTCACCACACTCGGTCTTCAGCTTTTTTCTTCATGGAACAGAGCCCTTCTCTTTACTTTATCACTTGGTGAGAATTTCCCTGAGCATGGTATTGACCACGCCTGGATTAGCCTGGCCCTTGGTAGCCTTCATGACCTGGCCTACCAAAAAGCCGATAGCCTGTTCTTTGCCGGCTTGGAAATCCTCCACCGATTTGGGATTTTTGGCGATAATGTCCGTGAGTATCCGGGTCAGCTGTCCCGCGTCGGAGATCTGCACCAGACCCTTCTCCTTGACGATGTCCTCCGGTTCTTTGCCCTCCTTAAACATCAGCTCGAAAACCTCTTTGCCGACTTTATTGCTGATGGTCCCCTTCTTGATCAGTTCAAGCAGCTTGGCCAGCCCGTCCGGAGTAACCCTGGCTTCACTCAGCTCCATGGCCTGAGCGTTCAGGAGCCGCAGGAGTTCGCCCATAATCCAATTGCTGATCAATTTGGCATCGGGGAATTTCTTCAGGGCCGCGTCAAAGAATTCGGCCAAGGCCAGTGAACTGGTGATGATTCCCGCGTCATAAGCCGGCAATCCATGCTCTTCCACAAGCCGTTTCCGGCGGGCATCCGGCAATTCGGGAAGGGCG is from Desulfitobacterium chlororespirans DSM 11544 and encodes:
- a CDS encoding 4-hydroxyphenylacetate 3-hydroxylase family protein, with translation MGVGTYEAYRERLLKMKPNVYLNGQKVDRSGSWIDGGCYVMKQNYDLANDPEYADVCTATSHLTGEKINRFTHIHQSREDLLNKQMMTRLLCHHVGGCTQRCMGSDALNALAVVTYDCDEACGTNYQERFNKYLLYCQENDLICNCAQTDVKGSRNPKYKRAHMQPDPDQFVHVIKTDVDGIGVDGKPCKGIIVRGAKICNSNAPYVDEIIVNPTKFMGKGDEGYAIAFALPADWDGIKLMALPGQHHKRKHLEAPFNKVGDVESLTIFDDVFVPEDRVFMNGFDHPDVVQYAGYLALMFAHFHRHSYTGCKTAVSEVIGAQAALVADVNDIAKEHHVREKVCEIISTAELVFAAGQASALRAVKFPNGSWVPDEILTNAGRKLAGQKIYHEYETLADLTGGICASLPTEESFFAPETAELCNKYIMRNPDYTAEETHRVMRMMEDKLCDAFESAQAVAGVHGGGSPLMETITMMSRYDLEPLKDIAKYLAGFEGVKCPRYERPTVTPRAMLDKFKKTQVNTPQETT
- a CDS encoding electron transfer flavoprotein subunit alpha/FixB family protein, giving the protein MAKGIWVYIEQSNMKIRKASLEIMSKARDVADQAGEEVVAVLIGQGVEALVNTVIPYGANKVILVDDAQLANYTTGSYTSVLNKLIRDHEPKALLLGHSTLGRDLAPRLAQRLGVGMVEDCIAMEYDPTALLTLNHAIYTGRAFAQVKVISTPIIATIRPNSFAVSEPDATRQAEVIRENAQIDADDLRAIVKDIVMAASKRPDLVEANVIVAGGRGAKNAEGFTLLEELADVVGGAVGASRAAVDAGWIDIKYQVGQTGNTVAPTLYIACGISGAIQHLAGMNSSQVIVAINKDPEATIFKAADYGIVGDMFQVVPLLKEEFKKLVNR
- a CDS encoding electron transfer flavoprotein subunit beta/FixA family protein, producing MNIVVCLKQTFDTEALVVLKDGKIDPTGVTFVINPDDEYAVEEGIRLKEKHGGEVVVLAIGNNRTPEAIRTALAMGADRAALIDDPALAEADDQSNVEALAQYISTLNYDIILTGIANVDTGSVQTAQRLAERLKLPCANMVTKLDIDGMKATTLREIDGGKELLELPLPAVIAAQQGLNEPRYPSVPGIMKAKKKELKTFKLPDLGIDASSVGTQIQIEKITLPAARRAGYMIQGEPAEAAGELARILSAEKKVL
- a CDS encoding MFS transporter, which encodes MTKTTISAIIDRLGVTKYTWTIWILVGLALVFDGYDYIIVTYTMPQMAQEWGLTKVQTGSLASWSMLGVVIGGVIAGMCSDRFGRKKTLAFFVAFYSLLTFPIYFAPSFAVFAMLRIISGIGIGACIPVAITLASENFPTKNRGFFTAATLCFYGWGWVLGGIVALNVVPAYGWRVCFLIGGLPALYAIFILYKLPESMAWLIGKGREAEAIEIIKRMEKVATGKSSEWLPGSIVLPAPPKKVGVTALFSSGYVKATIGVWLLYFMSMFIIYGVTSWMPTLLVERGYGLVLGYSFSILQNLVGSIGGFATGFVADIIGRRKNVIYSFLFTAAAIFLLGSVTGKWPVLIIAVLVGVCMQYANGGALPLMTEIYPTEFRNTGVSWAQSFGRIAGFLSPLIVGYVQQLGLDFSNTMKMFAIPAIICVLVSVFLIVETKGRTVDSIVGIKVGEFN